A part of Sediminispirochaeta bajacaliforniensis DSM 16054 genomic DNA contains:
- a CDS encoding aminotransferase class V-fold PLP-dependent enzyme yields MDPLYLDNGATSWPKPPEVARAMADFLSDVGASPGRAGHRLALEAGRIVYDTREALAEFFGLKDPMRVVFTSNVTEALNLVLRGLLIPGDRVIVSSMEHNAVMRPLRFLEQQGVIVETLPCDAEGRTDSRELELALEKPAKLVVVNHASNVTGTVQPVGRFGAVVRQRRKALGMQYPLFLVDTAQSAGSIPIDMEHDGVDILAFTGHKGLLGPTGTGGALFGPYVPVDTINPLIRGGTGSRSERETQPEFLPDRFESGTMNSVGLAGLLAALTWIRGRGVVELQRREAALTMRLYEALAEMKGIRLYGPDRRPGFPLPEAGCCTGILSFNIDGMPCSEAGMRLDEEYGILCRVGLHCAPSAHRSIGTFPEGTIRFGVGPFTNDGDIDRAVDAVSRLSGEV; encoded by the coding sequence ATGGACCCTCTCTATCTTGATAACGGTGCAACAAGCTGGCCGAAACCGCCGGAGGTCGCCCGAGCCATGGCCGACTTCCTCTCCGACGTAGGTGCCAGTCCGGGGCGAGCCGGACACCGTCTTGCCTTGGAGGCGGGACGAATCGTCTACGACACCCGGGAGGCCCTTGCCGAGTTCTTTGGCCTTAAGGATCCCATGCGGGTGGTTTTTACGTCCAATGTTACCGAAGCCCTTAATCTGGTACTCCGGGGATTGCTTATCCCCGGAGACCGGGTGATTGTCAGCTCCATGGAGCACAATGCTGTGATGCGGCCCTTACGTTTTCTCGAGCAGCAGGGCGTTATCGTCGAAACCCTCCCCTGCGACGCGGAAGGACGCACCGATTCTCGGGAGCTGGAGCTTGCCCTGGAGAAGCCTGCCAAGCTTGTTGTTGTGAACCACGCCTCGAACGTTACCGGCACGGTACAGCCTGTAGGCCGCTTCGGTGCCGTCGTCCGGCAGAGAAGAAAGGCTCTTGGTATGCAATACCCCCTGTTTCTTGTCGATACGGCCCAGAGTGCCGGTAGCATACCCATCGATATGGAACACGATGGGGTGGATATCCTTGCTTTTACGGGACATAAAGGGCTCCTTGGCCCTACCGGCACCGGCGGGGCCTTGTTCGGACCGTACGTACCGGTGGATACCATCAATCCTTTGATACGGGGAGGCACCGGCAGCCGTTCCGAGCGTGAGACGCAACCGGAATTCCTTCCCGATCGTTTTGAAAGCGGTACGATGAACAGCGTCGGCCTTGCAGGGCTGCTTGCAGCCCTTACATGGATACGCGGTCGGGGGGTAGTTGAACTCCAGCGCCGGGAAGCGGCTCTCACTATGCGTTTGTACGAGGCTCTTGCTGAGATGAAGGGGATTCGGCTGTATGGGCCCGATCGAAGGCCCGGTTTCCCCTTGCCGGAAGCAGGATGCTGTACCGGTATACTCTCTTTTAACATCGATGGAATGCCCTGTTCCGAGGCTGGGATGCGGCTGGACGAAGAATACGGAATTCTCTGTCGGGTCGGACTCCATTGCGCCCCGAGTGCCCATCGAAGCATCGGAACCTTTCCTGAAGGGACCATCCGGTTCGGTGTGGGGCCTTTTACCAATGATGGAGATATCGATCGTGCCGTGGATGCCGTTTCTCGGCTTTCGGGAGAGGTGTAG